The proteins below come from a single Sphingomonas carotinifaciens genomic window:
- a CDS encoding tRNA-binding protein, with amino-acid sequence MHVSHDPAAAAAETIGFDAFLKVDIRVGTVVAAEPFPEARKPAIKLTIDFGPAIGIKRSSAQITEHHPVDSLVGTQVAAVVNFPPRQIGPMMSEVLTLGFPDADGKVVLARPSEPVPDGGRLF; translated from the coding sequence ATGCACGTATCGCATGATCCGGCGGCGGCAGCCGCGGAGACCATCGGGTTCGACGCTTTCCTGAAGGTCGATATCCGGGTGGGGACGGTCGTCGCCGCGGAGCCGTTTCCCGAAGCGCGCAAGCCGGCGATCAAGCTGACCATCGACTTCGGCCCCGCCATCGGGATCAAGCGGTCGTCCGCGCAGATCACCGAGCATCATCCGGTGGATAGCCTGGTCGGTACCCAGGTGGCGGCGGTGGTGAACTTCCCGCCGCGGCAGATCGGGCCGATGATGTCCGAGGTGTTGACGCTGGGCTTTCCGGACGCGGACGGCAAGGTGGTGCTGGCGCGCCCGAGCGAGCCGGTGCCCGATGGCGGACGGTTGTTCTGA
- a CDS encoding glutathione S-transferase family protein, producing MWQLFQFPLCPFSRKVRLLLGEKGVGYELVRESPWLRRDEFLDMNPAGQTPVMVDNQRGMLLIDSMAICEYFEETVEKAAMINGTAVNRAEIRRLVTWFDTHFYRDVTGPLLHERMVKRVAKVGSPDGRALREAMKAAVGHLDYTDYLLDHRNWLGGATLSLADLAAAAQISVADYLGGIDWKGHEQTARWYRGLKSRPSFRPLLSERMELIGPPAHYDNVDF from the coding sequence CTCTTTCAATTTCCCCTGTGTCCCTTCTCGCGCAAGGTGCGCCTCCTGCTGGGCGAGAAGGGCGTGGGATACGAGCTGGTGCGCGAATCGCCCTGGCTGCGGCGGGATGAATTCCTGGACATGAACCCTGCCGGCCAGACGCCGGTGATGGTCGACAACCAGCGCGGCATGCTGCTGATCGATTCGATGGCGATCTGCGAGTATTTCGAGGAAACCGTCGAAAAGGCCGCGATGATCAACGGCACCGCGGTGAACCGCGCCGAGATCCGCCGGCTGGTGACGTGGTTCGACACGCATTTCTACCGCGACGTGACCGGGCCGCTGCTGCACGAGCGGATGGTGAAGCGCGTCGCCAAGGTGGGCAGCCCCGATGGCCGGGCGCTGCGCGAGGCGATGAAGGCCGCGGTCGGGCATCTCGATTATACCGACTATCTGCTCGACCATCGCAACTGGCTGGGGGGCGCGACGCTGAGCCTGGCCGATCTGGCGGCGGCGGCGCAGATTTCGGTGGCGGACTATCTGGGCGGGATCGACTGGAAGGGGCATGAGCAGACCGCGCGCTGGTATCGCGGGCTGAAGAGCCGGCCCTCCTTCCGTCCGCTGCTGTCCGAGCGGATGGAGTTGATCGGGCCGCCGGCCCATTATGACAATGTGGACTTCTGA